The Tenacibaculum jejuense genome includes a window with the following:
- a CDS encoding InlB B-repeat-containing protein, with translation MKNKLLLLFIGCFTTLFSQNVSIPDPIFKSSLTNNSSINTNNDSEISVTEAEAFTGKISVSTLVTNLQGIEAFTNITEIESLSNRRITSINVTKNTKLKVLNLQSARGLTSLDISKNLELTHLNCRLTSITSLDVSKNKALKVLNTRQNSDLVNLNISNSLALEELYCGFNSLGSLDVSKHIKLKKLECSGNGLTSLNVSKNTDLIELDCRRNDLARIDLSKNTLLQKLDCSENNLLGLDISKNLGLIDLDCGINADLKKIDVSKHTNLTKLNVGFASLSTLDVTKNTALIDLNCRNNDLRSLNVSKNTNLITLNCQSNLLVTVDVSKNILLKELFSSHMNTFTNIDVSKNIALTKLIVDHSNIKKIDVSKNIALKTLDCGINSLTSLKLSENINLDDLDCSFNDIEKLDLSKNVALRTLDCSHNKIQEINVSNSKSLTSITCDDNDLRILNIANGNNTNFRTAAKAFFDLTSNANLTCITVDDAAYSNANWSTFKDNVASFSTDICYPKLTITAENGRVNPDLAPTILENYTNGDIVNLTAVPDQYYQFDGWSGDASGSANPFTLTMNTDKNITALFSKIQVTLVTNATNGTIEVDKPPVNGTYDINSELVLTAVPDTDYQFDGWSGDASGTTNPLTITANSNKNITALFSKIQTTLTTTSVNGTITVDKAPVNGSYDINTELVLTAIPDENYQFDGWSGDVSEVTNPLILTMDTDKNITALFSKIQTTLTTTSVNGTITVDKAPVNGSYDIDTELVLTAIPDENYQFDGWSGDISGTTNPISVVMNSNKNITALFSKIQVTLTTTSVNGTIEVDKPPVNGTYDINTEIILTAVPAPGYQFDSWSGDASGTTNPLTIIADTDKNITASFIRTVFEWLGTEDNNWNNSNNWSTGILPTSIDDVVIDTNLANYPTVSTEISVNTITLNNNTTLIANAPVNGKVIYTRTLTNNRHLISSPVINQTFEDFIRDNNLTLDNTTATGIATYNNNTDLFEYKRNDVLGNINQGLGFALELEPLGDVKFIGNLNSNTVSYPTEVGTQNNNNLIGNPYTSYVNSSSFLNENSALLSEGTVWLWNGIQYEAYTLADPIEIAPTQGFFVDVQNNGSIIFNQANQSHQTTNTFMRSQQNTNVELTVNGFSTKVFYVANNTTNGFDNGYDGSLFSGQNYDFAVYTKLPDDASSNKKLAIQALPNSNIEQTIVPIGLIAKVGDELNFSISASNLSQDTEVYLEDRVNSTFTNLSQENYKTTLTSNLSDVGRFYLHLSRKSLSTEENDFSQNIAIYKSSENQLTVKGLEEKGKIILYSLLGEEILKNKVNEGTNILTIPEMSKGIYLVKLTSGTKIKTQKMIMN, from the coding sequence ATGAAGAACAAATTACTTTTACTATTTATAGGGTGTTTTACTACTCTGTTTTCTCAGAATGTTAGTATACCTGATCCCATTTTTAAATCATCACTAACAAACAATTCATCAATTAATACAAATAATGATTCTGAAATCAGTGTAACAGAGGCAGAAGCTTTTACAGGAAAAATTAGTGTGTCTACGCTAGTTACAAATCTACAAGGTATAGAAGCTTTTACTAATATTACAGAGATAGAAAGCCTCAGTAACAGACGTATAACCAGTATTAATGTTACCAAAAACACGAAGTTGAAGGTTTTAAATTTACAAAGTGCTAGAGGTTTAACAAGTTTAGATATTTCTAAAAACTTGGAGTTAACTCATTTAAATTGTAGACTAACAAGTATAACTAGCTTGGATGTTTCTAAAAACAAAGCTTTAAAAGTTTTAAATACTAGACAAAATAGCGATTTAGTGAATTTAAATATTTCTAATAGTTTAGCTTTAGAAGAATTGTATTGTGGATTTAATTCATTAGGAAGTTTAGATGTTTCTAAGCATATTAAATTAAAAAAATTAGAATGCTCAGGAAATGGTTTAACAAGTTTAAATGTTTCAAAAAATACAGATTTAATTGAGTTAGATTGCCGTAGAAATGACTTGGCGCGAATTGATCTTTCCAAAAACACACTTTTGCAGAAATTAGATTGTAGTGAAAATAATTTACTAGGTCTAGATATTTCTAAAAATTTAGGCTTAATAGATTTAGATTGCGGTATTAATGCAGATCTTAAAAAAATAGATGTTTCTAAACACACAAACCTTACTAAGTTGAATGTAGGTTTTGCTTCATTAAGCACGTTAGATGTTACTAAAAATACTGCTTTAATAGATTTGAATTGTAGAAATAACGATTTAAGAAGTTTAAATGTTTCTAAAAACACCAACTTAATTACATTAAACTGTCAAAGTAATTTATTAGTAACAGTAGATGTTTCTAAAAATATTCTTTTGAAAGAGTTGTTTTCTTCTCATATGAATACATTTACAAACATTGATGTTTCTAAAAATATAGCTTTAACAAAGTTAATAGTAGATCATAGTAATATCAAAAAAATAGATGTTTCTAAAAATATAGCTTTAAAAACTCTCGATTGTGGTATTAATAGTTTAACAAGTTTAAAGCTTTCTGAAAATATTAATTTAGATGACTTAGATTGTAGTTTTAATGATATAGAAAAGCTAGATCTTTCTAAAAACGTAGCTTTAAGAACTTTAGATTGTAGTCATAATAAAATACAAGAAATTAATGTATCTAACAGTAAATCGTTAACAAGTATTACTTGTGATGATAATGATTTAAGAATCTTAAATATAGCAAATGGAAACAATACTAATTTTAGAACAGCTGCTAAAGCGTTTTTCGATCTTACGTCTAATGCTAACTTAACTTGTATAACTGTAGATGATGCTGCTTATAGTAATGCTAATTGGAGTACATTTAAAGATAATGTAGCAAGTTTTAGTACAGATATTTGCTATCCTAAATTAACAATAACAGCAGAAAACGGTCGTGTGAATCCTGATTTAGCTCCAACTATTTTGGAGAATTATACAAATGGAGATATTGTTAATTTAACCGCAGTTCCAGATCAATATTATCAATTTGATGGTTGGAGTGGAGATGCGTCTGGTTCTGCAAATCCATTTACATTAACAATGAATACAGATAAAAATATTACTGCATTATTTAGTAAAATTCAAGTTACTTTAGTTACTAATGCGACAAATGGTACAATTGAAGTAGATAAACCGCCAGTAAATGGAACTTATGATATTAATAGTGAGCTAGTACTAACAGCAGTACCTGATACAGATTATCAATTTGATGGTTGGAGTGGAGATGCATCAGGAACAACAAATCCACTAACAATTACAGCAAATAGTAATAAAAATATTACTGCATTATTTAGTAAAATTCAAACAACTTTAACCACAACTTCAGTAAACGGAACAATTACCGTAGATAAAGCACCAGTGAATGGAAGTTATGATATAAATACTGAGTTAGTATTAACTGCGATTCCAGATGAGAACTATCAATTTGACGGTTGGAGTGGAGATGTTTCAGAGGTAACAAATCCATTAATTCTAACAATGGATACGGATAAAAACATTACTGCACTATTTAGTAAAATTCAAACAACTTTAACCACAACTTCAGTAAATGGAACAATTACTGTAGATAAAGCACCAGTAAATGGAAGTTATGATATCGATACTGAACTTGTATTAACAGCAATTCCAGATGAGAATTATCAGTTTGATGGTTGGAGTGGTGATATATCAGGAACAACAAATCCGATATCTGTAGTGATGAATAGTAACAAAAATATTACAGCATTGTTTAGTAAAATTCAGGTTACTTTAACTACAACTTCAGTAAATGGAACAATTGAAGTAGATAAACCACCTGTGAATGGAACTTATGATATTAACACAGAAATTATTTTAACTGCAGTTCCAGCTCCAGGATATCAATTTGATAGTTGGAGTGGAGATGCATCAGGAACAACGAATCCATTAACTATTATAGCAGATACTGATAAAAATATCACGGCTTCGTTTATCAGAACAGTATTTGAATGGTTAGGAACTGAAGACAATAATTGGAATAATTCAAATAATTGGTCGACTGGAATTTTACCTACTTCTATCGATGACGTAGTAATAGATACTAATTTAGCTAACTACCCAACAGTTTCTACCGAAATAAGTGTGAATACTATTACTTTAAATAATAACACAACTTTAATAGCTAATGCTCCTGTAAATGGAAAAGTTATTTACACGAGAACGCTAACGAATAATAGGCATTTGATATCTTCTCCAGTAATCAATCAAACTTTTGAAGATTTCATAAGAGATAATAATCTTACTTTAGATAATACAACTGCAACTGGTATAGCTACTTATAATAATAACACTGATTTATTTGAATATAAGAGAAATGATGTTTTAGGGAATATTAATCAAGGGTTAGGATTTGCTCTAGAGTTGGAACCTTTAGGCGATGTAAAGTTTATTGGAAACTTAAATTCTAATACTGTGAGTTACCCTACAGAAGTGGGTACTCAAAACAATAATAATTTAATTGGTAATCCGTATACTTCATATGTGAATTCAAGTAGTTTTTTAAATGAAAATTCAGCTTTACTTAGTGAAGGAACAGTTTGGTTATGGAATGGTATACAATATGAGGCATATACTTTGGCAGATCCAATTGAAATTGCACCAACTCAAGGATTTTTTGTTGATGTGCAAAATAACGGAAGTATAATTTTTAATCAAGCGAATCAGAGTCATCAAACTACAAATACTTTTATGAGATCGCAACAAAACACTAATGTAGAACTTACAGTAAATGGTTTTTCAACTAAAGTTTTTTATGTAGCGAATAATACAACAAATGGATTTGATAATGGGTATGATGGTAGTCTATTTAGTGGACAGAATTACGATTTTGCTGTATATACAAAATTACCAGATGATGCTAGTTCAAATAAAAAATTAGCCATTCAAGCATTACCTAATTCAAACATAGAACAAACTATAGTTCCAATTGGTTTGATAGCTAAAGTTGGAGATGAGTTAAATTTTTCAATATCGGCTTCTAATTTAAGTCAAGATACAGAAGTTTATCTTGAAGATAGAGTTAATAGTACTTTTACAAATTTATCTCAAGAGAATTATAAAACCACGTTGACAAGTAATTTAAGTGATGTAGGACGATTTTATTTACATCTATCTAGAAAAAGTTTGAGTACCGAAGAAAATGATTTCTCACAAAATATTGCGATTTATAAGTCATCAGAAAATCAACTTACAGTTAAAGGTTTGGAAGAAAAAGGAAAAATTATTTTATACTCTTTATTAGGAGAAGAAATTTTAAAGAATAAAGTTAATGAAGGAACTAATATACTAACTATACCAGAAATGTCTAAAGGTATATACTTAGTGAAATTGACTTCAGGCACTAAAATCAAGACACAAAAAATGATTATGAATTAA
- a CDS encoding tetratricopeptide repeat protein — protein MQENISPRDSIKKYKKKSIECYRNGNLEGFGRYSYQVLSIAEKYDLKEARIRSLINLAIYHQRKDEYQKALAKYIKAKELTPSLQESSYLKVILNTNLGNFYYKIGDYDNAKLIMERVITLADHHKNEKTKIITSAYNTLANIASDEYKYEEALNYYNNLKTIIKDLENNTQKLATLYSNIASCYIDKNDYEKAIENLQEALNIIGKEKFIETEASIKLNMGIAHYNLKNYNKALLYLQSANQIAIKENSLEVKMKTHKFLAKVQEASNNIDEAFAQQKKYMLARESFLKTLTKTQRLRFENDTRNKLLKINKQKQIISFLNKEKVTYISLALLVLCLLLTLVFRYYKKRKIYSNDIALLKVDNNFLENENELLRDKLNKLSLSLIEQDKVKKNKKSSSISIEKQNQYKEHILNYMDEHKPYLNSEIKQLDVAKALDINLHLFSEILNTCFKQNFNSFINLYRVEQAKRLIKDPKYSNYKIMTIAYDSGFSSKPSFNRVFKKLVGCTPSEYQKKKE, from the coding sequence ATGCAAGAGAATATCTCTCCAAGAGATAGTATAAAAAAATATAAAAAAAAGTCTATAGAATGTTATAGAAATGGAAACCTAGAAGGTTTTGGACGTTATAGTTATCAAGTATTGTCAATTGCTGAAAAATATGACTTGAAGGAAGCAAGAATTAGATCGTTAATAAATTTAGCCATATATCATCAACGAAAAGATGAATATCAAAAAGCTCTTGCTAAGTACATAAAAGCAAAAGAACTTACTCCTTCCTTACAAGAATCTTCATATTTAAAAGTGATACTCAATACTAATCTTGGTAATTTTTATTATAAGATAGGTGATTACGATAATGCTAAATTAATTATGGAAAGAGTTATCACTCTAGCTGATCACCATAAGAATGAAAAAACTAAAATTATAACTTCTGCGTACAACACTTTAGCCAATATAGCTAGTGATGAATACAAATATGAAGAAGCCTTAAATTATTACAACAACTTAAAAACGATCATAAAAGACTTAGAAAACAATACACAAAAACTAGCTACATTGTATTCTAATATTGCGTCTTGTTATATCGATAAAAATGATTATGAAAAGGCTATTGAAAATTTACAAGAAGCTTTAAATATCATAGGAAAAGAAAAATTTATAGAGACAGAAGCTTCCATAAAGTTAAATATGGGGATTGCACACTATAATTTAAAAAATTATAACAAAGCATTACTTTATTTACAATCTGCTAATCAAATTGCAATTAAAGAAAATTCTCTTGAAGTGAAAATGAAAACCCATAAATTTCTAGCAAAAGTTCAAGAAGCTTCAAACAATATAGATGAAGCTTTTGCGCAACAAAAAAAATATATGTTAGCTAGAGAAAGTTTTCTAAAAACACTAACTAAAACACAAAGGCTTAGGTTTGAAAACGACACTAGAAATAAATTATTAAAAATTAATAAGCAAAAACAAATTATTTCCTTTTTAAATAAAGAGAAAGTTACCTACATAAGTTTAGCTTTACTGGTACTGTGTCTTCTTTTAACCTTAGTATTCAGGTATTATAAAAAAAGAAAAATATATAGTAACGACATAGCATTATTAAAAGTCGATAACAACTTTTTGGAAAATGAAAATGAGCTACTTAGAGATAAACTAAATAAGCTTTCTCTTTCTCTAATAGAACAGGACAAAGTCAAGAAAAATAAAAAATCTTCTTCAATATCTATAGAAAAGCAAAATCAATACAAAGAGCACATTTTGAATTATATGGATGAACATAAGCCTTACTTAAATTCTGAAATAAAACAATTGGATGTGGCTAAGGCACTGGATATTAATCTGCATCTTTTTTCTGAAATATTAAATACTTGCTTCAAACAGAATTTTAATAGTTTTATAAATTTATACAGAGTAGAACAAGCTAAACGATTAATAAAAGATCCAAAATATAGCAATTACAAAATTATGACTATTGCTTACGATTCTGGCTTTTCGAGTAAACCGTCTTTCAATAGAGTTTTTAAAAAGCTCGTAGGTTGCACTCCTTCTGAATATCAAAAGAAAAAAGAATAA